In a single window of the Zea mays cultivar B73 chromosome 5, Zm-B73-REFERENCE-NAM-5.0, whole genome shotgun sequence genome:
- the LOC100276974 gene encoding uncharacterized protein LOC100276974 isoform 1 (isoform 1 is encoded by transcript variant 1) — protein sequence MATALGLGARSGLRLLSAGAEAASATSSRAFHSTGTRRMGAHAHDEPYYVHAKHMYNLHRMKHQQLKVCLAVLAAVGTGIGVPVYAVVFQQKKTASA from the exons ATGGCGACGGCGCTCGGCCTCGGTGCGCGCTCCGGCCTCCGACTCCTGTCCGCAGGCGCCGAGGCCGCCTCAGCAACGT CTTCTCGTGCATTCCATTCTACTGGCACAAGGAGGATGGGGGCGCACGCTCATGATGAGCCATACTACGTCCACGCCAAGCACATGTACAACCTGCACAGGATGAAGCACCAGCAGCTTAAGGTGTGCCTCGCTGTGCTGGCTGCGGTGGGCACTGGCATTGGAGTCCCTGTGTATGCTGTTGTTTTCCAGCAGAAGAAGACTGCATCTGCATAA
- the LOC100276974 gene encoding uncharacterized protein isoform X2, producing the protein MQTSGLRQPGDDSGASRAFHSTGTRRMGAHAHDEPYYVHAKHMYNLHRMKHQQLKVCLAVLAAVGTGIGVPVYAVVFQQKKTASA; encoded by the exons ATGCAAACATCAGGATTGCGCCAACCAGGAGATGATTCTGGGG CTTCTCGTGCATTCCATTCTACTGGCACAAGGAGGATGGGGGCGCACGCTCATGATGAGCCATACTACGTCCACGCCAAGCACATGTACAACCTGCACAGGATGAAGCACCAGCAGCTTAAGGTGTGCCTCGCTGTGCTGGCTGCGGTGGGCACTGGCATTGGAGTCCCTGTGTATGCTGTTGTTTTCCAGCAGAAGAAGACTGCATCTGCATAA
- the LOC100276974 gene encoding uncharacterized protein LOC100276974 isoform 2 (isoform 2 is encoded by transcript variant 2) has translation MATALGLGARSGLRLLSAGAEAASATWKIWLAFAKRVAVLGSLYFDLMQIRSSCKHQDCANQEMILGLLVHSILLAQGGWGRTLMMSHTTSTPSTCTTCTG, from the exons ATGGCGACGGCGCTCGGCCTCGGTGCGCGCTCCGGCCTCCGACTCCTGTCCGCAGGCGCCGAGGCCGCCTCAGCAACGT GGAAAATATGGCTAGCATTCGCGAAGCGTGTAGCCGTTTTGGGTAGcctgtattttgatctgatgcaaATACGCAGCTCATGCAAACATCAGGATTGCGCCAACCAGGAGATGATTCTGGGG CTTCTCGTGCATTCCATTCTACTGGCACAAGGAGGATGGGGGCGCACGCTCATGATGAGCCATACTACGTCCACGCCAAGCACATGTACAACCTGCACAGGATGA
- the LOC103627276 gene encoding vegetative cell wall protein gp1, translated as MPASPSRPAPSPATPPSAVATPRRRRRLVQGNPNQNQHHSPSPSLAPASPFPFFPSSPSPFHRFLPSPLRASSVPFSWEHRPGIPKTPARTRSSSSKGGSGGKALPLPPSLLARSCAGGSDPYASVVPAEYAAAAHPAGWSVRVRRTRTRRRRSPASSLGDALAEWLSMLSLYRSWKRAAACFAANS; from the coding sequence ATGCCGGCCTCACCGTCGCGCCCCGCGCCGTCTCCGGCCACGCCTCCCTCCGCCGTAGCCACTCCGCGCCGCCGGCGCCGCCTCGTCCAGGGGAATCCCAACCAAAACCAGCACCACTCGCCGTCGCCGTCCCTGGCGCCGGCCTCCCCGTTCCCCTTCTTCccgtcgtcgccgtcgccgttCCACCGGTTCCTCCCCTCCCCGCTGCGCGCCTCCTCCGTGCCCTTCTCGTGGGAGCACCGCCCGGGCATCCCCAAGACGCCCGCCCGGACCCGCTCCTCCTCCTccaagggcggcagcggcggcaaggcgcTCCCGCTCCCGCCGTCGCTGCTCGCCCGCTCCTGCGCCGGCGGCTCTGACCCCTACGCCTCCGTCGTCCCGGCCGAGTACGCCGCCGCGGCGCACCCGGCCGGCTGGAGCGTGCGCGTGCGCCGGACCCGGACCCGCCGGCGCCGGTCGCCCGCCAGCAGCCTGGGCGACGCCCTCGCCGAGTGGCTGTCCATGCTCAGCCTCTACCGCTCCTGGAAACGCGCCGCCGCCTGTTTCGCCGCGAATTCCTAG